From Rutidosis leptorrhynchoides isolate AG116_Rl617_1_P2 chromosome 3, CSIRO_AGI_Rlap_v1, whole genome shotgun sequence, a single genomic window includes:
- the LOC139901763 gene encoding uncharacterized protein, translated as MRPWMEDLRYPSILVEEAGALERPILENEIHDAILDCGSTKAPGPHGFNMRFFKKFWDIIKIELVDAISWLWDKGVISRSCNASFVTLIPKKSNPEGLGDFRPINLIRSYYKIVAKILSNCLRKILSSLVSSEQSAFLKGVDYSVVSSMARYIGCQVGKFPFIYLGLPIGAKMNKVKYWQSVIDKFNSRLSSLKMRSMSSGGGLVLIKSVLTSLPLYYFLIFRAPPSVIKLLESVKIIRSIYGSNGGLLVEGDNNHSSPIGIWGNIIVAGVAMDELHVAFAHSFTKTIGDGDSTLFWLQHWIGSDKLCNLFSRLYMLEINQNASVKDRCCKRDGELISSWNWSRIPSGRTATELGSLVNLLSSFEGNCNCNNSDTWRWAFASSGVFTLKQLNAILDEQILGQYTSQ; from the exons ATGAGACCTTGGATGGAAGACCTCAGATATCCGTCTATTTTAGTGGAGGAGGCCGGGGCATTGGAAAGGCCAATTTTGGAAAATGAAATTCATGATGCGATTTTAGATTGTGGGAGTACAAAGGCGCCAGGGCCCCATGGTTTTAATATGAGGTTTTTCAAAAAGTTTTGGGACATCATAAAAATCGAGTTAGTTGATGCAATTAGTTGGTTATGGGATAAAGGGGTAATATCCAGAAGTTGTAATGCATCGTTTGTCACACTTATTCCGAAAAAGTCAAACCCGGAGGGACTTGGAGATTTTCGTCCAATAAACTTGATCAGGAGTTATTACAAAATTGTTGCTAAAATCCTCTCAAATTGCCTTAGGAAAATACTATCTTCTCTCGTGAGCTCGGAACAAAGTGCTTTTTTAAAAG GGGTGGATTATTCGGTTGTTAGTTCAATGGCAAGATATATTGGGTGTCAAGTAGGTAAATTCCCATTTATTTACCTTGGATTACCAATAGGTGCAAAAATGAACAAAGTAAAATATTGGCAATCAGTGATTGATAAATTCAATTCACGACTTTCGAGTTTGAAAATGCGTTCGATGTCTTCTGGAGGAGGATTAGTTCTAATCAAATCGGTCCTTACTAGTCTACCGTTGTATTACTTTTTGATCTTTCGTGCTCCGCCGAGTGTCATAAAGTTACTTGAGAGT GTAAAAATTATTCGTAGTATTTATGGATCAAATGGGGGCTTATTGGTTGAGGGTGATAATAATCACTCTTCACCAATCGGTATTTGGGGTAATATAATTGTTGCTGGTGTTGCTATGGATGAATTACATGTTGCGTTTGCACATTCGTTCACTAAGACTATAGGCGATGGCGATTCTACATTGTTTTGGCTACAACATTGGATCGGAAGCGACAAGTTGTGCAACTTATTTTCTCGATTGTACATGTTAGAGATTAATCAAAATGCAAGTGTCAAAGACCGCTGCTGTAAACGTGATGGAGAGTTAATTTCGAGTTGGAATTGGTCTCGTATCCCATCTGGAAGAACCGCTACTGAACTGGGCAGTTTGGTCAACCTTCTCAGCTCGTTCGagggtaattgtaattgtaataattCGGATACTTGGCGATGGGCTTTTGCTTCGAGTGGAGTATTCACGCTTAAACAGCTTAACGCGATTTTGGATGAACAAATTCTTGGTCAGTATACTTCTCAATAG